In Nilaparvata lugens isolate BPH chromosome 5, ASM1435652v1, whole genome shotgun sequence, the following proteins share a genomic window:
- the LOC111046501 gene encoding sperm-associated antigen 7 homolog has translation MDLLSSILNSMDKPPSASDGQKEQMKKQREAMLRKQNEEREKFHKFRKSVEDKVNKFQQKIEERRLIFEPMDQVFRGIIHDVAEIAGMTAYSFGEEGYDRYTIVYKKDFPPSEDEITTLRNGEEWNEEKAKEIAQKRKLEKDEEEYVKKKPDKIVPKSNYQEKYQHLIGTEVAKDAARVTQTNKSYGFVPSENKKDVRSIEQTLADIQSKKRQKLEHKTDST, from the coding sequence ATGGATTTACTCAGTTCTATTTTAAACTCAATGGATAAACCTCCGTCGGCCAGTGATGGACAAAAAGAACAAATGAAGAAACAGAGAGAAGCAATGTTACGTAAACagaatgaagagagagaaaagtttCACAAATTTCGTAAGAGCGTCGAGGATAAGGTGAATAAGTTTCagcaaaaaattgaagagaGGCGACTAATATTTGAACCGATGGATCAAGTTTTTCGAGGAATTATTCACGATGTAGCAGAAATTGCGGGTATGACTGCGTATTCTTTCGGGGAGGAAGGTTACGATCGATACACTATTGTTTACAAAAAAGACTTTCCGCCCAGTGAAGATGAGATTACAACACTCCGAAACGGCGAAGAATGGAACGAGGAAAAGGCAAAAGAAATTGCACAAAAGCGAAAACTTGAGAAAGATGAGGAAGAGTACGTGAAAAAGAAGCCTGATAAAATTGTGCCGAAATCGAACTACCAGGAAAAGTATCAACATTTGATTGGGACCGAAGTTGCTAAGGATGCCGCGCGAGTCACTCAGACCAACAAGAGCTACGGTTTTGTTCCCAGTGAAAATAAGAAGGATGTTAGGTCGATTGAACAGACTTTGGCCGACATACAATCAAAGAAACGGCAGAAGCTTGAACACAAGACTGACTCCActtaa